A single genomic interval of Helianthus annuus cultivar XRQ/B chromosome 6, HanXRQr2.0-SUNRISE, whole genome shotgun sequence harbors:
- the LOC110866037 gene encoding uncharacterized protein LOC110866037 codes for MAAVDSIGRSGGLASLWNPSVFSCSEVVRQRYFLCICGNLIPSGIRLNIVNVYAPNDASARRGLWSDLTQLRNSRQSLWVFAGDFNDVRHLEERRNLEYVAANADAFNDFILSAALQEFDMGGEKFTYILDRGDKLSFVEFVLNKCNQFSFNGPGDLALATKLRWLKNRIKEWIVVEKQSLDGLYSMRKAKVDELESMAEVRDLCQDELDLRMEYKQFLREFDEHRQSDMRQKARVRGAIDGDENSGFFHATVNANLSSNRVNGIFINDDWITNPTSIKQHFFEYYSQLFTEPMQNCQTTVLLAGNSLTPEME; via the exons ATGGCGGCAGTAGACTCGATCGGCAGGTCTGGAGGTTTAGCCTCTCTTTGGAACCCGTCAGTTTTTTCTTGCAGTGAAGTGGTCAGGCAAAGGTATTTCTTATGTATTTGTGGCAATCTTATTCCTTCGGGTATTAGATTAAATATTGTCAACGTATATGCACCCAATGATGCTAGTGCTCGTAGAGGTCTGTGGTCTGATTTAACCCAATTAAGGAATTCGCGGCAAAGTCTGTGGGTGTTTGCTGGGGATTTTAACGATGTTCGACACCTGGAGGAGCGTAGGAACTTGGAATATGTGGCAGCGAATGCCGATGCATTCAATGATTTTATTTTGTCAGCAGCCTTACAGGAGTTTGATATGGGAGGCGAAAAGTTTACTTATATATTGGATCGTGGGGATAAGCTGA GTTTTGTGGAGTTTGTCTTAAATAAGTGCAATCAGTTCTCATTTAATGGTCCCGGGGATTTGGCGTTAGCCACGAAACTCAGATGGTTGAAAAATAGAATCAAGGAATGGATTGTGGTGGAAAAACAATCACTTGATGGGTTATACTCTATGCGTAAAGCCAAGGTGGATGAACTAGAGTCTATGGCGGAAGTGAGGGATCTTTGTCAGGATGAGCTGGATTTGCGGATGGAGTATAAGCAATTTTTGCGGGAGTTTGATGAGCATAGACAATCGGATATGCGTCAAAAGGCTAGAGTCAGAGGGGCTATAGATGGAGATGAAAACTCCGGATTCTTTCATGCAACAGTGAATGCTAATTTAAGTTCAAATCGTGTCAACGGTATTTTCATTAATGATGATTGGATTACTAACCCGACTTCTATTAAACAACACTTTTTTGAGTATTATTCCCAGCTATTTACGGAACCCATGCAAAATTGCCAAACAACAGTTCTTTTGGCTGGTAATTCCCTGACTCCGGAAATGGAATGA
- the LOC110864276 gene encoding axial regulator YABBY 5: MSISSSTTSPTIPHLLHHLPPPPSCSDQLCCVHCTNCDTVLAVSVPCTSLFKTVTVRCGHCTNLLPVNMPGLMIPPSVNQFHFGHNNIFAPSSHTLLDDQISNGASNFLISQNYTGDFSLADLRGFRELPKPPVTNRPPEKRQRVPSAYNRFIKEEIQRIKAGNPDISHREAFSAAAKNWAHFPHIHFGLMPDQTSAVNKSSMRPQDHTDVGFMKDGFLASANVGVAPY; this comes from the exons ATGTCCATCTCCTCCTCCACCACCTCTCCCACCATCCCTCACCTCCTTCACCACCTCCCTCCACCTCCTTCATGCTCCGATCAGCTCTGCTGTGTTCACTGCACCAACTGTGACACCGTCCTAGCT GTGAGTGTTCCTTGCACCAGCTTGTTCAAGACAGTGACAGTCCGGTGTGGTCACTGCACCAACCTCCTGCCGGTTAACATGCCTGGCTTGATGATACCACCGTCAGTGAACCAGTTTCATTTTGGTCACAATAATATCTTCGCTCCTTCTAGTCATACACTTCTG GATGATCAGATTTCAAATGGGGCTTCAAACTTTCTGATCAGCCAGAATTATACAGGTGATTTTTCGCTGGCTGACCTGCGAGGATTTAGGGAGCTTCCAAAGCCCCCTGTGACGAATAGAC CTCCAGAGAAGAGACAAAGAGTTCCCTCGGCCTACAATCGATTCATCAA GGAAGAGATTCAAAGGATCAAAGCTGGGAATCCAGACATCAGTCACCGAGAAGCCTTTAGTGCTGCTGCTAAGAAT TGGGCCCACTTTCCACACATTCACTTTGGTCTGATGCCTGATCAGACGAGTGCGGTGAACAAGAGCAGCATGCGCCCACAG GATCACACAGATGTTGGTTTCATGAAGGATGGTTTCTTAGCTTCTGCAAATGTGGGCGTTGCTCCGTACTAG